The segment TGAAGGCTCCGCCATTGCCGACGTAGCCGTAGCGATTGGCCGGGATCTGAAAGGAGTACTCAAAAAGTGCCAAGCACCAGCTCAGCAAGATAACTAGATAGAGTGGTGTGTGGTCGGTGATGACCCGCATCTGCTCCAGCTTGATGTGTCCGTACCATGCGAAGGTCATAAAGACGTTAGAGACAACCAGCAGAGCGACCGTTAACCAAGGATTCATAGAATAGATCTGTAGATAAGACATTACGGAGTGCAAAGTTAGTAACCTTACCGCACTTCTCGTCGAGTGGCGAGCGCTACCGAGTCCGTAGCGCAAAGCCCACCATCCTTGTTCGACGTATCGTGCTGTCTTCGTAGCATATATGAGTTCCAAAAACAGTTTCCCTCTTGGAACTTTTTAGTTCCAGCGGAGGAACTCTTTAGTTCCAACGGTGGAACCAAGCAAGACTGTTGCAGTTCTCTTGGCTAAAGTGTATCTTTGTCATAGTGTAAACAGAACTCTAAATACTATGGCAACTATATACGACTTCACCGCCCTGACCTCTCAGGGCAAGGAGCTAAACTTAGCCGACCTACGCGGCAAAGTCATCCTCATCGTCAATACCGCGAGCAAGTGCGGCTACACGCCTCAGCTGGCTGGGCTCGAGGAGCTACACAAGCAGTACCACGACAAGGGGCTCGTCCTGCTCGGCTTCCCTTGCAATCAGTTTGGCGGGCAAGACCCTGGCACCGATG is part of the Porphyromonas asaccharolytica DSM 20707 genome and harbors:
- a CDS encoding DMT family protein; translation: MNPWLTVALLVVSNVFMTFAWYGHIKLEQMRVITDHTPLYLVILLSWCLALFEYSFQIPANRYGYVGNGGAFSLMQLKVIQEVVSITVFTLFSVIFFRGEPLQWNHLAAFACLVLAVYFVFLK